The genomic stretch CGGCCACGGGCGGCGGCGGCGCTTCCCGGCGACAGGCGACGCCGATGCTCCCGAGCGCGAACGCGAGGAACATCAGTGCCCGCAGCTGCCGGCGGGTGCGACGCGCGGCGCGCACGGCGTTCATTCGCGGAAGTGGACCGGGGTGCCGACCGCCACCGCGCTCGCCACGGCCTGCGCGGCGAAGTTGGTCAGCCGCACGCAGCCGCTGGACTGTTCGCGGCTGATGTCGGCGGGCTCCGGTGTACCGTGGATGCCGTAGTGCTTCTTGTCGATCCCCATCCACACCAGCCCCACCGGCCCGTTGGGGCCTGGCGGCAACATGGCGGGCTTGGCACCCTTGGGCTGGTTGACGAGCAGGTCCGGGTCATAGCGGTAGTCGGGGTCGCGCACCACCGTGGTGATCTTCCAGTCGCCGATCGGCAATGGAAAACGGCTTGAACCGGTCGAAGCCGGGAACTGCGCGTATACCCGGTCGTCGGCGTCCAGCAGCTGCAGCACACCGTCCGACTTGTCCACGACCAGGCTCGCCGCCTTCGGCAGCTGTTCGGCCGGGCGGGTGTACGGAACCACCAGCCTGGTGCCGGCCACCATCTCCGCTTCCGGGTTGAGCGCGCGGATCAGCGCCGGCTTGCTGTTGAAACGCTCACCCAGCATTTCGCCGATGTCCTCATAGACCAGCCGCGCCATCTTCGCCTTGTCTGCCGGTTGTTCGGGCGTGGGCGCGTACGGACCGGCGACGTCCCCGGCGGTCAGCGTGTACTCGACCAGCACCGGGGCCGCGTCCTTGTTGAGCAGCGCCCAGGTCGCGGCATCCAGCTTGCCGGAGGGCTCGATCCCATGCGCCTTCTGGAAACCGCGCACCGCCTTGGCCAGGTTCCTGCCCGCCAGGGCGTCGATCTCGCCGCTGGAGTAATGCGCACGCAGCAACAACACCTGTGCGCGCAGCACGCCGGACTTGCCGGTGAGGATCGCCGGATCGTTGGCATCCTGGCCGGCGGCGGCCACCGGCGCTGGCGGGCTGGCGGGCTCGGCGGCCTGCGCCGCGTCCGGACCGGTGCCCCAGGCCCGGACGGGCTGCGGACCCAGCACCGGCGCCGCCTCGACCAGCGGGACGGCCGCGACAGCGGCGTTCGCAGGAACCGCCGCCGGTGGGGATACAGGCGCTGCGGCGGCGGCTTGCACAGCGGGGGGTGCTGTACCCTCCTTGGCCTCGCGCGCCGCCTCCTCGGCGGTTGACTGTGCGCTGCAGGCCGACAGCACAGCCAGCAGCACCGGGGTGACAGGACGCAACAGGTGCATGGGACTCTCCGGACGGAACCTGTACCGATCGTGCAGGCAGCCGGTTGGCGGACATGTGAAGCCGGCCCAATTGCACTAAATTAGTGCAATGCCCGTGCATGACCCCGCCGATCCCGTGCTCGACGCCCTGTCCACGCCGCTGCTGCAGCTGGATGCGCGGGGCGCGGTGACGTTCGCCAATGCGGCAACCGCCCGCTGGTTGGGGGTCAGCCGGCGCCGGCTGATCGGCCTGCATGCCGCCGCGCTGGAACGCGAGGGCAACCAGCTGGCCACCCGGTTGGCCCGGCCGCAGGACGCGCCAGCACGGCTGCGCCGGGTCGGGCTGGCCCTGCCGGGCAGCGACACCCTGCGCTTCGCCGACCTGTGGCTGACCCCGGCCGACGACGGCCTGTGGCTGGAGGCGCATCCGGTCGACGAATTCCCCGGCGATGATCCCGCGCAACTGCTGCCGTCGGCGCTGGCCGCCTCGCTGAAAGGCCTCGCGCACGAGCTGCGCAACCCGCTGCTGGGCATCAAGGGCGCGGCGCAGCTGCTGGCCCGGCGGGTGGATGCCGACGCACGCGAACTCACCGGCATCATCGAAAGCGAGGTGCAGCGGCTGGCCGCGCTGGTGGACGGCCTGCTCAACCCGGCCCCGCCGCAGGCGTTCACCGAGGTCAACATCCACGCCGTGCTGGAGCGCGTGCTGCGGCTGGCTGAAAGCGACGCCGGCTGGGCGGTGCAGCTGCAACGCGACTACGATCCGTCGCTGCCGGAATTCGCCGGCGACGCCGACCGCCTCTCGCAGGCGATCTGGAACCTGGTGCGCAACGCCATCGAGGCCGGGGCCGGCACGGTCACCCTGCGCACGCGCGTCGAGCACGGCGCGCGCCTGGGCGAAGCGCTGCTGCCACTCGCGCTGCGGCTGGAGGTGGTCGACGACGGCCGCGGGGTGCCCCCGGAACTGGCCGAACACCTGCTGCTGCCGCTGGTCAGCGGCCGCGCCGATGGCACCGGGCTGGGGCTGGCATTGGCCCAGCAGGTGGCGCGCGAACACCGCGGCGCGCTGACCTGGCGTTCGCGCCCCGGCCATACCGTGTTCACCCTGCTGCTGCCGCTGGCGGCCGAACCGGAGCAGACCGATGGCTGATGCGGCGCAGGTCTGGGTCGTCGACGACGATCGCTCGGTCCGCTTCGTGCTGGCCGCGGCGCTGGGCGAGGCGGGGTTCCGGGTCACCGCCTTCGCCGATGCCGCCGAAGTGCTGGATGCGCTGGCCAGTGGGCGCGTGCCGGACCTGCTGCTGACCGACGTGCGCATGCCCGGCGACAGCGGGCTGACCCTGCTCGACAAGCTCAAGGCCAGCCACCCGCGCCTGCCGGTGATCGTGATGTCGGCGCATACCGATGTCGCCAGCACCGCCGGCGCATTCCGCGGGGGCGCGCAGGAATTCCTGTCCAAGCCCTTCGACATGGACGAAGCGGTGGCGCTGGTGCGGCGCGCGCTGCCGGAACAGGCGATCGAGCGCGCCGCCCTGCCGCCTGCGGCGGTCCCCGAACCGACGCAGGCGCTGGTCGGTCAGGCACCCGCCATGCGCGCGCTGTTCCGCGCCATCGGCAGGCTGGCGCAGGTGCCGCTGTCGGTCCTGATCACCGGCGAAACCGGCACCGGCAAGGAGCTGGTGGCGCGCGCGCTGCATCGCGAATCGCCGCGCGCAGCGCGCCCGTTCGTGGCGCTGAACACCGCCGCGATCCCGGCCGAACTGCTGGAATCGGAGCTGTTCGGCCATGAGGCAGGCGCGTTCACCGGCGCTTCCAGGCGCCACATCGGCCGCTTCGAGCAGGCCGACGGCGGCACCCTGTTCCTCGACGAGATCGGCGACATGCCGGCGGCGCTGCAGACGCGGCTGCTGCGGGTGCTGGCCGAGGGTGAGTTCTTCCGGGTCGGCGGCCGCGAGCTGATCCGCGTCGACGTGCGCGTGATCGCCGCCACCCACCAGCCGCTGGAAACGCTGGTGGAACAGGGCCGCTTCCGTGCCGACCTGCTGCACCGTCTCGACGTGGTGCGGCTGCAACTGCCGCCGCTGCGCCAGCGCCGCGAGGACATCCCGCAATTGGCCGCGCGCTTCCTCGCACACGCCGCGCGCAAGCTGCAGCTGCCACCGAAGAAGCTGTCCGCAGCGGCGCTGGAACGGCTACGCACGCACGCCTGGCCTGGCAACGTGCGCGAGCTGGAGAACGTGTGCTGGCGGCTGGCCGCGCTGGCCCCCGGCGAAACCATCGGCGCGGCCGACCTGGCGCTGGCACTGCCCGCCAGTGGCGGCACCGCGGCAGCGCCGGCGGACTGGACCCTGCTGCTGGCCGACTGGGCACGCGCACAGCTGGATGCCGGCACGCCAGCGCTGCACGCGCAGGCGCGCGACCTGCTGGACCGCACCCTGCTGGACACCGCGCTGGAGCGCTGCAACGGCCACCGCAGCGACGCCGCCGCCCTGCTGGGGCTGTCGCGCAACACCGTCACCCGCAAGCTGGGCCCGTCCCGCAAGCGGCGATGACGCCCGACCGGCTTCCTGCAATATCTTCATCGCGCCTGAAGCCGCCTCCCGACACAGTAATCCCCTCCCGCAACCGGAGACTGCCATGCATCCTTTGCCCCGAGTCACCCTCGTCACCGCCCTCGCCGCAGCGCTGGCCGCCTGTGCCAGCACGCCCCAGGAAGCCGCGCCGCCCGCCGCCCCGGCCGCGACCGCACACAACGCGAGCACCGCCAGGCAGGCCATCGCCAACCTCGCCTCGGCCTCCGGCAGCCTGGTCAGCGGCCGGCTGACGCTGGTGCCGATGGGCGACGGCGTGCACATCACCGGCGAGATCGGAGGGC from Thermomonas sp. XSG encodes the following:
- a CDS encoding L,D-transpeptidase, translated to MHLLRPVTPVLLAVLSACSAQSTAEEAAREAKEGTAPPAVQAAAAAPVSPPAAVPANAAVAAVPLVEAAPVLGPQPVRAWGTGPDAAQAAEPASPPAPVAAAGQDANDPAILTGKSGVLRAQVLLLRAHYSSGEIDALAGRNLAKAVRGFQKAHGIEPSGKLDAATWALLNKDAAPVLVEYTLTAGDVAGPYAPTPEQPADKAKMARLVYEDIGEMLGERFNSKPALIRALNPEAEMVAGTRLVVPYTRPAEQLPKAASLVVDKSDGVLQLLDADDRVYAQFPASTGSSRFPLPIGDWKITTVVRDPDYRYDPDLLVNQPKGAKPAMLPPGPNGPVGLVWMGIDKKHYGIHGTPEPADISREQSSGCVRLTNFAAQAVASAVAVGTPVHFRE
- a CDS encoding ATP-binding protein, with the protein product MHDPADPVLDALSTPLLQLDARGAVTFANAATARWLGVSRRRLIGLHAAALEREGNQLATRLARPQDAPARLRRVGLALPGSDTLRFADLWLTPADDGLWLEAHPVDEFPGDDPAQLLPSALAASLKGLAHELRNPLLGIKGAAQLLARRVDADARELTGIIESEVQRLAALVDGLLNPAPPQAFTEVNIHAVLERVLRLAESDAGWAVQLQRDYDPSLPEFAGDADRLSQAIWNLVRNAIEAGAGTVTLRTRVEHGARLGEALLPLALRLEVVDDGRGVPPELAEHLLLPLVSGRADGTGLGLALAQQVAREHRGALTWRSRPGHTVFTLLLPLAAEPEQTDG
- the ntrC gene encoding nitrogen regulation protein NR(I), which produces MADAAQVWVVDDDRSVRFVLAAALGEAGFRVTAFADAAEVLDALASGRVPDLLLTDVRMPGDSGLTLLDKLKASHPRLPVIVMSAHTDVASTAGAFRGGAQEFLSKPFDMDEAVALVRRALPEQAIERAALPPAAVPEPTQALVGQAPAMRALFRAIGRLAQVPLSVLITGETGTGKELVARALHRESPRAARPFVALNTAAIPAELLESELFGHEAGAFTGASRRHIGRFEQADGGTLFLDEIGDMPAALQTRLLRVLAEGEFFRVGGRELIRVDVRVIAATHQPLETLVEQGRFRADLLHRLDVVRLQLPPLRQRREDIPQLAARFLAHAARKLQLPPKKLSAAALERLRTHAWPGNVRELENVCWRLAALAPGETIGAADLALALPASGGTAAAPADWTLLLADWARAQLDAGTPALHAQARDLLDRTLLDTALERCNGHRSDAAALLGLSRNTVTRKLGPSRKRR